tgaaagtaaaaacgTTTCGAAATGGTTTTGTCAGCACCTTTATCTTATTTCTTACAGTAGATTCTATCTCATCAAAGAACGTACTCATTATTATAGGTAAATCATTGTAAAATCATTGTAAAGTTCTGTcgtattaattaaattttatatagatctAGTGTACAATGgtgtgtaaagcaaaattatatccgggttaaatttgatccggaggaaaaaatgtcacagtagttgttattattttttttatccggaggaaaatatttcccttggatattttttcctttgcccTGAAATTCTATGTGGGTAGTTAAagtattgaatagttattagaaaaaaaatatcctttacaaatactatgaaataataatagtgtatttgaattaaacctatgttgtaaaaaaaaatgtattataatgggaattatttcagaaattatcattgaaaaaatttcctgaaaaaattcaagtaaatatcattcttttaaaaagaaattaaattatcatgttaaaaataagaaagaaaaccagaaataatttcaaagatcgtaattgtgaaatAACATCATAATTAAATAAGGTTAGtgaaatacatgaatatataaaaaataagattcaaggaaaaatttcactatgaaatagattctggaatatattatattaatatctataaaatataaattgctcataattacctccctttgataaattatgcaaatttgttctacctttgtgaaacattttattattaaggtaggtatatattgattgcgaGTAACTTCATATTATTAGGTATAcagggatgtgccaaaaatatgggtttaattttgcgagattttatataaaaatgaccctcctttttaatgacatcctaaattaaaatgcatttacgtttgataactgtatattgatttggggtatgatctacatatcatatataaatatgctattgagaatattacattattaatggtcaattattatattaaattaaatcaattcatttgaaagttcacctttcaaacaaagtgctttcaaataagttcccaaatgaaccccggtgagttagtgcttatataagcatgggtcattttttaaatattgtatataagtaaaggtcattctttcttaaatatttatataactataggtactgaatttcagtgaatgtaatattaaaatgggtacgttttttgaggcaaaaatggcacactcctaccaaaaaaatatcgaagttccCACCTGTGAGATCTAGGCCTATAACTTTTAgctttgtaaaataaaacaaaattattcacATCAGGCGAAAAAAGTTTCTGACTTGGACAATAAATTTAGCGTCAAGATATTTAgattataacatatttataatgattatttgaaataaataggtaaagaaaaaatcttaatttgtgtgtggttttattttttaatataaatgaattttcattattttatgatcATGATTCAAAGAGCAattaatgaacatgatgaagaagaaaataaacatttgttcatttgttctagaactattttgtttttgttttcaaggATCATGTTTAAATAGGTTACAGTTACAATGGTTACAGTTTTGTGTATTAATTAATGAATTGGTGTTATGTAGTCGACATTGTTGATATTTCAAAGCCAAAGGTATGAACCAAATTAGGAGCTAATCTCGTCtttatttaatttactaaaaaggtccatatatatataaaaaatcaatgtaCTGACTATTCCTATAATGGGTTctctattgaaaataaaactattaaCCAAAGACACATGAAAgacatttgtaaatatttatatatcttcGCTGTacataacaaaatttgaaacttAAGTTAAACATCAAAGATTGGTTAAATCTACTTTAATTAGTTGACTTTTCTAAAAATTTATTACATTCAATAGAGTATAAAGTTAATATCGCTCAATTTGTATTCTTGTcactttttttcttcttatcaTATTATAAATTTCTATAATGTGGATAGTAAGATATTAATGTACTGGTAAAAGTGATGTTATTTCAACTAATATTTTTATAAGCTCTGACAGACACCTGCTCATCGAGCTATATTGAGCCTTTTATAATCACTTTAATTGGCTTTCATTGGTTGTTAATTGTTCTTCATCGTCTGTTGGCTGTTTTAAACTTGTGAGACTTAATAATTGCATGAGCCaatttaaactaaacttggccacaataatcaGGTATcgagtttaaaaaatgtgtctgctGACATACATgtctaaaattagaacatagtggtaaaatgcaatTGTTGTCTGTTATTTCTTGAGAAACAGTAAATGACATATAAAGTCTAATAGGTAAAAAAATGTGTAGGTGACAAGTAGATAAAATGTACTATCTATCAAATGACTTTTTAGTAGAACTATTACACCCTAATTAAAACTATGATTTTTCCCAATTTATGCagttttgtctattatcttgaaaTGTAAAAGATAGAATGTTCGATtaccaataatgttcagcaaggcaagatctgcaaataagtcaacatgatctaaatattattatacgaccgcaaaatttgaaaaatttttcgtcgtatattgctatcaagttggcgtcgtcgtcgtcttcgccctcgtccgaatacttttagttttcgcactctaactttagtaaaagtgaatagaaatctatgaaattttaacataaggtttattaccacaaaagaaaggttgggattgattttgggagttttggtcccaacattttaggaataaggggccaaaaagggcccaaataagcattttcttggttttcgcactattactttagtttaagttaatagaaatctatgaaattttgacacaaggtttatgaccacaaaagaaaggttgggattgattttgggagtttttgttccaacagtttaggaattaggggcaaaaaaagggcccaaataagcattattcttggttttcgcacaataactttagtttaagtaaatagaaatctatgaaatttaaacacaaggtttaagaccataaaaggaaggttggtattgattttgggagttttggtcccaacagtttaggaataaagggcccaaagggtccaaattaaactttgtttgatttcatcaaaaattgaataattggggttctttggtatgccgaatctaactgtgtatgcagattcttaatttttggtcccgttttcaaattggtctacattaaggtccaaagggtccaaaattaaacttagtttgattttaacaaaaattgaatcctgggggttgtttgatatgctgaatttagaaatgtacttagatttttaattattggcctagttttcaagttggtccaaatgggggtccaaaattaaactttgttcatcaaaaattgaataaatgggttctttgatatgccaaatctaactgtgtatgtagattcttaatttttggtccagttttcaaatggtctacattaaggtccaaagggtccaaaattaaactaagtttgattttaacaaaaattaaattcttgggcttatttgatatgctttatctaaatatgtacttagatttttgattatgggcccagttttcaagttggtccaaatcaggattccatatcaagtattgtgcaatagcaagaaattttcaattgcacagtattgcacaatagcaagaaatatctaattgcacaatattgtgcaatagcaattaattttcaattggagttatctttctttgtatagaatagaagttgataatatatgttggaaatttgccagacatgactatgatgtcattttctatttttatttgccaataactttatgtaaataacttcattggaaatttgccaatataaaatgttgctgatgaagctttttttccttatcttatctaaaatgtttttagataatgtatgttggacatttgccagacatgactatgatgtcattttctatttttatttgccaataactttatgtaaataacttcattggaaatttgccaatataaaatgttgctgatgaagttttttttattgttttatacaataaacaatgtatattcacttttactaccaaccaatctttaccattcagtgataacaagcactttattttacattttaatattttatgatgtatttaaaagagtagttattgttgcaaactccattagaaatttgaattgatatcagttttggaaaaagggaaacggggatgtgaaaaaaagggggggtttaaatttttctcatttcagatttcataaataaaaagaaaatttcttcaaacatttttttgagaggattaatattcaacagcatagtgaattgctcaaaggcaaaaaaaatattttaagttcattagaccacattcattctgtgtcagaaacctatgctgtgtcaactatttaattttagatttaaaaagtttgaagaagaaatctttaattgatttttaaatttacatttgttttgtgtaaaaaaaaaacatgtaatgtcaaaaatttgatcacaatccaaattcagagctgtatcacgcttgaatgttttgtccatacttgccccaactgttcagggttcgacctctgcggtcgtataaagctgcgccctgcggagcacctggtttgatTTCTTATTACTTAATGTTAAATGACGATTTTTTcctaatttttgcattttttgcatttgttttataATAGAATGATAGAAactgtaaataacaaaaatgatcagcaagacaagatcttcAAATTAGCAATTATGGCCAAATTTATTAGTTGACCTGCTATTGGagttattatatagatatatatatatataagaagataacGTTTGAGTGCcaatggcaatgagacaactctccatccaagtcacaatttataaaagtaaaccattataggtcaaagtacggccttcagcaCGAATCCTTGGTTCACACTCAGAAcaacaagctattaagggccccaaaaaattacttgtgtaaaaccattcaaatgggaaaaccaatggtcttatctatataaaaaacaagaaacaagaaacacttatgaacctcatcaacaaaagacaactactgcCCTTTAAAATCATGTTAACGATAAATTTTGCCATCTTTTATTGATTGAATAATAGGTTTTTACAGCAATTTAAACACCATTGGCTTTTTTGTGgcatttagtttttattggtggagaaagccaGAGTGCCCAGAGAATTTTAAGTACAACCTTCAGTAGAAAAATTAACAATCATAGTCAATTAAGATTCCTAGTCGAACTCACCTGCCATATTCAGGTATCGAACTCACAACCTGTGGGATGACAGGCTAGTGACACAGTATATAGAACTTTGGATCTTTGtttgttttcttgaaaaaaagaTAGATAAAGCTTTAAAAAGGGAAAATAGTCTTTAAAGAGTTTTTTCCCTTTAATGAAAATATGGCCATAGTAAAAGATGCAGGTgagcttttattttattttttatttggaaattaaaggagggattttttcattttctaagtACAATCTTCTGTTAGCAATATTCAAGATATGAATGAGAAAGAAAACTATACTTTTTCCTTAATTTACATgattatattttatatgatatttttccTCTTTCTGTAGCTGATGATGCTGGATTTGAAACATCAGTTTACAACAATACAGTGTGTAAAActccaaatttaaacaaactagCAGAAAGAAGTTCTATTTTCACTAATGCTTTCACGTCTGTTAGTAGCTGTTCTCCCAGCAGGTAGGTATACATTGACAAATAAAAGGAGCAAGCCAGTGTTATTTTATCTTCATAAATTGATTGTTCTAGATTTGTCAGTCTgaaattattaatatataatgAGAACATGCCTCAATGGTTTTTCCTTAGTCAAATTTTCTCTCCACAAATGCTCTATGTTTGCATACATTTaggcagtggcgtagcttgccttCTGAAGTTTTGATTATACCGAGGCAGGGGGTCATGGGGGCACAGCCCCCCTGAAGCTGTTGAggtttttacaatttgaacaagaaaaaatcgttaaaaatagttgttgttcaatgttatttcatcataatagtgttatttcatctaaataatgttaattatatgcCTTAATTACTATCTATACTCaaagctataaaaataacaaaatacgggaaggtatcacattagacaaccaatgaaatgtcggtttcctgacttgctagcagttacagaaagcaggaacatatatattgacatactgttcCCAGCAGAAAGCCAGCTCAAATGCCTAATGCCGCCCAATATATTGGCAAGCTGTAGTACACTCTAATATAGTTGGCTGTACCTCACTGTGACATGAGTTAACCTCATTTCACAAGAAATCATGACCTTGCTCAGGGGATCTAGAAGAAACCTgtacaaaatgttcaatacagaaaaaaacaaacgcaAATAAAGAGGGgtttatttgtaataagttttgtGATGATCATTTAGTGAGGCGTAGGTCACGAATCAACGAATTATAGATAATCACCACAAATTGACAGCTGGATTGAACAAACGAATTTCAGGATAAACTAGGAGAAAAACATATGCTACATCTAAAGTGTAGCACGGCACTTGTTTTAGTAGTGTATTCCTTCGAAGGTCTTGAAATTatatattgaatgatttttaactttttttacatGCACGATGAAGATGACAACCAGCGAATAACTAACTTTTACTTTATTCTGAAgtcttcattataaatgaacagtatttggttgattttttttatataaaattatataaactgCCATTATGTATTAACTATAACAGACATATTTCTCTGGAATTAGTGATtcctttgaatattttaaattccctgcttgtgaaaacgtactatgaaattaaaatagcgagaataaaacttgagaaccacaacatataaattattttctcggcactatgatatatatatagatgcatattttgttttgtttggtaccAGAGTGAATGAACATAGTCGTAGGGGAACATGTCAACAGTTATAAATGAGGGTTTGATTGCTTAGAAtgggattatcaaatatttattttttaatcattgtccCCTATAATTTGATTTtcgtttattttataatttagcaccattttaaatccatattcttttagatttaaattaatttcatggccgatttttctgttttcttaaaaccTCACCGAAGCCCTCGTATACTAGAAATTATTCTGacacaaaattaaataattgaccTAATTCAATGGTAAAGTGATTTGATCGGGTGACTCGTGAGTGTTTGATCCTCATCTATTATACTCACTGTTTTCGCTTGTAATGGGGTAGgacaaaataaatatgttgtcgatTTCCTTTTACTCTGACAAATTTGAATTACAGAAAAGCTACCGTACTTAAAGGGTTTTTCCAAGTAGAGGagggaaaattaattcaaatgatCCCATAAGTCTTGAATAATTCGTAAAGGGTATGAATCAATAACCGCGCCAACAAGACATAACAAGTTGCTATATAATTGTTTAGAAGCCAGTTTGCTGCAATaatcatttgaaagaaaatacagtgaaggaattttttttttttttttaccgaagcaGTTGCCTCAACGTAAGCTACGCCCCTGTTAGGTAGTTTTGACTACATTAAAGAAAGTCACTTTAAGGCCTTTTCAGGAACCATATGATAAAATGTGTCAGAAAACATCACCAATCCTGACCTGActgttttatacaattttttttcagctCTTACCATGATCTTTTGaaaacatttatcatttaattaaaGGGAGCACTGATTAATCAAAACTAGGGGGTATCTTGGTACTCTCTATTGTTGGTAGGTCTTTCTCTTTTTTCAGAAGAAAAGACCATTAAAAGAATGTGTAACAGCTGTTAGAGTAGCTTGGTTATTTCCGatatttatgttgtgttttttgtcaCATGTGTCAAAATAGGCACATtcatctcatatttttttttgaacaATAGTTTTGCTTACAGGTCTGTGATATTATCTGGTTTACCACAGCACCAGAATGGGATGTATGGCCTTCATCAAGATGTCCACCATTTTATGTCATTTGATGGTGTTGAGAGTCTTCCAAAAATAATACATAAAGCTGGCATAAGAACAGGTATTTATAGGTGAAACAACTAATTTATATTATACAATGTAGTATCATTTTTCACAAattagaatttgtataaaaaaaattgtacgaattataaattgtataaaaaattgtacaaattataatttgtattttgtattggAGTTAgtacaaaaagtgcttgtacaaattacaattaagaatttgaacaaaattttacgaaaaaattcACTTGTACAATTGTTGGCACCCTATTGTTGTTTACAGTATAAAGTTTGTTATAAAAAAGCATTGATACACGctatataatttttattcaagGGACCTTTattccacaaaataccaaaatagtTCTGTATTATTTGGTTTAGCATGTGAGTGAATTATAATGCATAATGTAACGTATGTCATCAGGAATTGCACATCTTTTAAGTTATACATTTACATTTAGAAGTGCTGCATCCCTCATTTGTGAAAGCTCTCTACACTTGTTGTGTGCAAAATTCTGTCTTCTAGGTGGTTCCAGATGAATATTGTAgacacaaagaatgaatttgaaAGTTGCTGTGTTTACTGTTGGCAGTTAAAAGTATTGTTTCTCAATTGTTTTTCAATTATGTTTGTTGCTTGTTAATTGTCAAACATTTTTGCTGTGATAAAGTGTCTTGATCTTCATGATTTTAAGAAGTCATCTGGATCTATTGCAGGAACAAGCCCTTCAACCATCTTGTActcaaataaaagtatttggaTTGTGCATCTGTTTTGTAATTATTGGAGTTCTAATTTGGTAAACATGTTTGTTATGCAGCCATTTTTCTCTTGTTTGTAGTTGCCTGTTATGAAGCATGCTGCTTGCCTCTGTATTCTTTCCAGCTTGTTTAATCCCATGCCCAGTCTTCTAGTTTTGCTAGGTCTTCTTGTAGTAGTTTGTAGTCTTTCTCTGTTTTGATGATTCTGTACAGTAAATAGTCATAAGCAAACAGCCATACTGATGCTTTTTGTATTATATAGATAAGGGTTTTTGTCTGGTCATTTAAGATAACTACAGTGTTATCAAtccttttttataacaaatatccataataaaaattattgtacaggttataagtgaatttttgtcaagccatttttgtacaaattacaatgtGTTCAAAGtcgaaatataaattataatttgtacaactttttttgtacaaaatgataacttgtacacaacatatacacacaaaacaatacatattaatttgtaattgaaaacatttttgcattgaaatgaaatatcaaaatttcagaTAGATGCTATCATGATAGAGCTACACATGTTTCTTCATGTACATTTAATTCCAGGCAGGACCagaatcataaaaaaattaagttaTGATACATGGTTGAGGACTAACTTTATTCATATACACTCAAATTGTTCTAGACCAAAAGATTATTAAATGTTTAtctaatttaattttttcttctaGTGGCTTATCAGAAGATAAGAAACAGACTAGGACAGTAATATAATTTCTGACATCATTATTGTATTGCATAATTATAATAACTGCTTTCAGGAATTATTGGGAAGAAACATGTTGGTCCTGAGACAGTCTATCCCTTTGACTTTGaagaaacagaagaaaataatAGCATTTTACAAGTGGGGAGAAACATTACCAACATCAAACTTCTTGTAAGAAAGTTCTTAAGCCAAGATAAATCCAGGTAAGTGTGATTAGGTGATGTACAataacaatttttctttaaagattAAATGTCCATGAAAATCAGAATAGAAAAAAACTTGACAGCTTGATCTTTTATTAGTTTGTGGTTTAATGTAACTGGAGTGGGTTGGTGATGAAACCTCGTGGGACGTGTAGTGGCCAGTTCTTCATCCTGGAGTGCAGAAACCTTATAAAGTGGTTACCGTTTATCAAATGTTCTTtacccttgacctcattttcatggttcagcgactgCTGGATAAAAATTGTACAtacatattatttttgtttgtttgagacTTATGAATACATGAGTATATTAATAGtaataagataaatattattggtATATAGGATCAATGCAATGCCTGCATGTCAGTCAAAGAAGGTTCACTGGATCAGTAGTGGATCAGTAATTAAGGTTTAGGTTTTGTTGTCAAGTTTAGATATTATAACCAAACGTCAactatttgatgtatggaaagaTTGTAAGTTGTACCTATCCGACTGTCAGGTTTCATCTAACATTTAAAttaatctcattttcatggttcatttgtaaatgttaagtttatgtggttTGGACTTTCTCAGATCCAATGAACAATAGGGCagctgtatttggtgtatggaatgactgtTCATATACattaaaggttgcatttctgtaaatattgacaatgcaatttcccaaaGGAACtcctttacggctaaaactgtaccacttttactatgaagttttgaataaaatcttatcctagaattgaaagttcatatgcactacaatttttttcaaaggtcaaaatatagggctgtgtggcattttttcaacgtttatatgccctgaacttctcacagtttaaacaaacactaattttcttaactacccctacctcgaataaaaggttaccacatatttcaatataaacaaattgcacatgtatattttactggtaacattcccaagttatgtctctatgagatggaacataTAGttcataactgggaaccagtatgtaaacaaaattaattttctatgaatattctaaatctctccaaaagaggtgtggtttgagaaacagctgtatttacaaatgCAACCTATAGGTGCAGATTTGTGTATGGCAGGTTTCATATAAGCTTGTCCACCTTATCATAGATATtttgtcaatgttaagttttcatgatttttcagatactgtaagcaataggtcaagcatatttggtgtatggaatgcaGATTGTATGGCaaggtttatctgaccttgacatcatttttatggttcattggtaaaGTTTAGTTTTTGTAATTAGGTGTTTCTCAATTTGTATAAACAATAGCCAAGTTACATTTGGTGTAAGGTTTGATTGTTAGGTGTGCATATCTGTCTGATAGGTGcctctgaccttaacctcatttatATGGATCAATGATAATGTTAAGTGTATAATgtatcattgttttatatatgtaaactgtatattatgtatcatgttttaagccattgacccatatgggtgtaaagtgcttttcaataaagaatATAAGAACTTCATGTAATAGACTTTTAACATAAGTAAAACAGATGACAAATTCCAGAGTCTGCATTCTTGTTTCAATGATGGACCAAgctgtttgttgtcttttttaaaatcatatttaactttttcagTCCATTTCTGTTGTATATTGGGTTTCATGATCCTCATAGATGTGGCCATACCCATCCacaatatggacaattttgtgaaaagtttGGTGATGGTAGTCCTGGGATGGGATTTATACCTGATTGGACACCGCTGACCTATAACCCTGATGATGTCATTGTACCATATTTTGTCCAGGACACACCAGCAGCAAGAAGAGATATAGCAGCTCAGTACACAACTATTAGTAGGCTAGATCAAGGTGACATATAATGTCTGCTTTCTTATTTGATAACCGATTACTGCAAATTCATTATAATTTACCGTTTGAGTACAAAACTATTAGTTTTGATGTTGCATTCATGTCTTAAACATGGCATAATTTGCTATTGTACCAATAACTAAAAATAGTAGATTAATATTCCTTCCttctattgattgattgattgattgattgattaattgttggtgaTGTAACACCATCTCAGCACACTTGATACATCAATGCAAGCATTTTTCATTGTTGGAGGAAACCTAAGTACCCAGACAGAACCATGTCCGAAAACCTCAAACAAAACCCTATATTTAGTATATCATATACACATGGAAAGTTTAAAGGCATGGAAGTGTTTAAAAATAGTAGATATTGTCTCCCCTTAATCAGTTTCAACCTATATTCATGAAATTATTTAGTGACCATATCCTCATCAATCCACCATTATATTCATCAACTCAAGGTCAGCATGCATGGATTGTTTTAAAACTGATTGATAAATTCCTGCACAAATTCTAAGGAATTACtggaaattcagaaattattgcatgcatttattaatgcGATTTTTCAGGAATAGACAAAAATGGGAGTTTAAAATATTGCGATTACGAAAAACTGCTTATAGATATCTATGTTTCAGTTTTCAGAATGCGAGTTCTCATTATTGCGATATCAATCCAGTCGCATTATtagcattaataaaaacctcacaataatttctgaattaacagtacctaaaatgattgtttttttttcttcaaatttcaatatttgaaaCAACACCAAGAAGTTGTGACAGCAAATAATATTATTATCTATTGTGGTTTACATTCTATTATAGGTATTGGGTTAGTACTGAGAGAACTAGAAATAGCTGGATATTTAGATGATACATTAATAATCTATACATCTGATAATGGTATACCCTTCCCTAATGGCAGAACCAATTTGTATGACTCTGGAATAACAGAACCATTCTTACTATCATCACCTCTACACAGAAGCACATGGGGCATGGTAAGATGAgttgtaaaaaaaacatgaaacacTCACATTGGTCCAGTACCAAACATGTCCTGCATATTCAGGATTGCCAATCTCTGGTACAAGTGTTTTTTGCTCTATAATTGCAGAATTCTTAGAAATTTAAACAcactcattttaaaaatattccatTTGAATATTCTTTTTGTTATTTCTATGGCTTTAAGGGATCATATGCCCTAAAATGTTTAAAGTCTTCCGAACAGCAGAAATTTAAATGACAATAGAGTTAATGGTCAAGATTATAAATTCTACCATGCATAAAAGCTGTTGGGAAGAGGATCTGTCGCCGTAAAAGAGGGGGCATgaagtttattattttatttctattattttcaAGATTTACAACAAATACAACACATTGATCAAACATACATACAGTAATATAAgcaggggcattaagttttacccttgtctgtctgttcCAACTTCCTTACGTCCACTCTGTAACTTAAGTTTGCTTCCACCAAATGTTACAAAACTTATACACTttgctttttaccacaaaacacagatcaagtttgaaattgggtGGAGTCACTTATACCATTCttcagttatgcccctttttaaatataaaaattgctgatttttttgtttctctccatctaactttagtttgcctcaaccaaatgttatgagacTTAATGTAAACAATGCCTTTCACCACAAAACTTGGATAAACTACAAATTTTGGTAGCATCATTTTTACTTAGCTTCGTCAAtgccctttataacattatatgatttataacattatatgatatgcaagaG
This genomic window from Mytilus galloprovincialis chromosome 9, xbMytGall1.hap1.1, whole genome shotgun sequence contains:
- the LOC143044674 gene encoding N-sulfoglucosamine sulfohydrolase-like, translated to MKVKTFRNGFVSTFILFLTVDSISSKNVLIIIADDAGFETSVYNNTVCKTPNLNKLAERSSIFTNAFTSVSSCSPSRSVILSGLPQHQNGMYGLHQDVHHFMSFDGVESLPKIIHKAGIRTGIIGKKHVGPETVYPFDFEETEENNSILQVGRNITNIKLLVRKFLSQDKSSPFLLYIGFHDPHRCGHTHPQYGQFCEKFGDGSPGMGFIPDWTPLTYNPDDVIVPYFVQDTPAARRDIAAQYTTISRLDQGIGLVLRELEIAGYLDDTLIIYTSDNGIPFPNGRTNLYDSGITEPFLLSSPLHRSTWGMEIQKLVSHVDIVPTVLDWFKIQYPQYELLHNPVILTGKSLLPLLCNKDRESEEVIFTSHNLHEVTMYYPMRSIRTKHFKLLHNLNYLMPFQIDQDFFISNTFQDLLNRTREGISTHWYKNLKQYYYRSQWEFFDLSTDPQERINQIKNDKYTGIIKYLKEQLHQWQNITSDAWICQPQGILENKGYYKNSPHCFSAGYGV